Proteins encoded in a region of the Atopobium sp. oral taxon 416 genome:
- a CDS encoding CPBP family intramembrane glutamic endopeptidase has product MLLPKTYLVRMKEQERYRWWKPIVCFLLAGLLFVVFMAIAMFALGTSGVLSPFEVLIQDADSITTDELMEEAMDLMTGSGLGIAPLLGSIILLLPALWIAMKATRLGGLRTLSSVEGHLRWKRIGRLILPVLLVFALGNAAELEIASVLSSEIPAFSLPSLSYLLTILILVPVQSATEEYAFRGFLMQTFGSWIPIAVIPLVLQTVIFMGSHTYNIWGLLSILVFGLIAGVLALKTGGLEASIVFHATNNICAFLISAAVGANAMVAEATILDMTISIALDLAVFLVILHVAKKQGWLVDGTEEEHVPSAPRHMKS; this is encoded by the coding sequence ATGCTTCTGCCCAAGACCTACCTCGTCCGCATGAAGGAACAGGAACGCTACCGCTGGTGGAAGCCGATCGTCTGCTTCCTTCTGGCTGGCCTCCTCTTCGTGGTGTTCATGGCAATAGCGATGTTCGCGCTCGGGACCTCGGGCGTGCTTTCCCCCTTCGAGGTGCTCATCCAGGATGCGGACAGCATCACCACAGACGAGCTCATGGAAGAGGCCATGGACCTCATGACAGGAAGCGGTCTGGGCATCGCCCCTCTCTTGGGCTCCATCATCCTGCTTCTGCCTGCTCTCTGGATTGCAATGAAGGCGACACGCCTCGGCGGCCTCAGGACCCTGAGCTCAGTGGAGGGGCATCTCCGCTGGAAGAGGATCGGACGGCTGATCCTGCCCGTGCTCCTCGTCTTTGCGCTAGGCAATGCTGCAGAGCTTGAGATAGCCTCGGTCCTCTCAAGCGAGATTCCCGCCTTCTCGCTTCCCAGCCTCTCCTACCTCCTCACGATCTTGATCCTCGTGCCGGTGCAGTCGGCAACGGAGGAATATGCCTTCCGCGGCTTTCTCATGCAGACCTTCGGCAGCTGGATCCCCATAGCCGTGATACCGCTTGTGCTCCAGACCGTCATATTCATGGGGTCGCACACCTACAACATCTGGGGACTTCTCTCCATCCTGGTCTTTGGCCTCATCGCAGGAGTACTGGCCCTCAAGACAGGAGGCCTCGAAGCCTCCATCGTCTTCCATGCCACGAACAACATCTGTGCCTTCCTCATCTCGGCAGCGGTCGGTGCCAATGCGATGGTAGCTGAGGCAACCATCCTCGATATGACGATTTCGATCGCCCTTGACCTCGCCGTCTTCCTGGTTATCCTCCATGTCGCAAAGAAGCAGGGCTGGCTCGTCGATGGGACAGAAGAAGAGCATGTGCCTTCAGCACCGCGACACATGAAGAGCTAG
- a CDS encoding BrnT family toxin yields the protein MAMKEDYEFEWDSEKAKTNSHKHGISFPEAETIWDDPQALEVHLVSDPEDRWAIIGRTAKDCYLTAIFTWRDSRIRIISARKSTKKEIDSYEKYQ from the coding sequence ATGGCAATGAAAGAAGATTATGAATTTGAATGGGATAGTGAGAAGGCAAAGACGAATTCCCACAAACATGGCATCAGTTTCCCAGAAGCTGAAACTATCTGGGATGATCCACAAGCTCTTGAAGTCCACCTTGTCTCCGATCCCGAAGACCGATGGGCCATTATCGGACGAACCGCGAAAGACTGTTATCTGACCGCTATCTTCACATGGCGCGATAGCAGAATCCGAATCATTTCAGCGCGCAAATCGACCAAAAAGGAGATAGATAGCTATGAAAAGTATCAGTAA
- the brnA gene encoding type II toxin-antitoxin system BrnA family antitoxin, with amino-acid sequence MKSISNDELEQRFDAGEDITPYMDFSTARHPNKERAARRISMDIPEDMVRGLDHAAARMGVNRQAVIKVWLSERLDEEADREDRRYRNAPA; translated from the coding sequence ATGAAAAGTATCAGTAACGATGAACTTGAACAGCGCTTCGACGCTGGTGAAGACATAACTCCATACATGGATTTCTCAACTGCAAGGCACCCCAATAAAGAACGTGCAGCACGCCGCATCAGCATGGATATACCAGAAGATATGGTACGCGGCCTTGATCATGCAGCTGCTCGCATGGGCGTAAACAGACAGGCGGTAATCAAGGTATGGCTCTCCGAGCGTCTTGATGAAGAAGCGGACCGCGAAGACAGACGCTACAGGAACGCACCAGCATAA
- the queF gene encoding preQ(1) synthase encodes MAEAGRSPEELKGVTLLGNKGVKYPHDYDPTLLETFVNKHQNRDYMVTFKCPEFTTLCPKTGQPDFGCIYINYIPDVRMVESKSLKLYLFSFREHGDFHEDVVNVILEDLAHLMEPKYIEVFGRFNPRGGISIYPFANWAKPDAGYEDMVTRRQFEQLSMHEQD; translated from the coding sequence ATGGCAGAGGCCGGAAGAAGTCCTGAGGAACTCAAGGGCGTCACCCTTCTGGGCAACAAAGGCGTGAAGTATCCCCATGACTATGACCCCACGCTTCTCGAGACCTTCGTGAACAAGCACCAGAACCGTGACTACATGGTCACGTTCAAGTGCCCTGAGTTCACGACGCTCTGCCCCAAGACAGGACAGCCTGACTTCGGCTGCATCTACATCAACTACATCCCTGATGTGCGCATGGTCGAGTCCAAGTCGCTCAAGCTCTATCTCTTCAGCTTCCGCGAGCACGGAGACTTCCATGAGGACGTCGTGAACGTAATCCTGGAAGACCTGGCGCATCTCATGGAGCCCAAGTACATCGAGGTCTTCGGCAGGTTCAATCCGCGCGGTGGCATCTCGATCTATCCGTTTGCCAACTGGGCAAAGCCCGATGCAGGCTATGAGGACATGGTCACGCGCAGACAGTTCGAGCAGCTCTCGATGCACGAGCAGGACTAG